The genomic interval GTCGGACAGGCGAAACTGCTGGCCCGCTACTACTTCCCGAATTCCAGTCTGGCGGTGGAACGCATTGAGTTCTTCGACCGGCAGTCCCTGCTGGACGCGCTGAACGACGCGCGGACCCCCGCGGCCCGCAACCAGCTCTTCGCGTTTCTGGACGCGCTGCGCACCAGCAGCCGCAGCTCCCTCGCGGTGGACATCGACCGGCCGATCACCCTGACGCACGCGGAGATCTCCCGGCTGATCAACTCGGCCGAGGGGCGACTGCTGCTGAACCGCCCTGTGGCCCTGTCGCCCAGCAGTGAGCCCACCCTGATGCGGCTTCTGGTGGTCCTGGCCCCCCTGGTCTCACCGGACAGCGGCAGCGCCCTGAGCGCCACACCCGGCGTGCTGCCCGCCACGGATCCCACCCGTGCCAGCGACCCGGGGTTGAGCATCGTGTACGTGGGCCGCAGCCTCAGCACCGTTCAGAACACCCTGGACGAACTGAAGAACGTGGTCGTGCTGCTGTTCATCACGGGCCTGTTCACGGCCGGGACGGGCGCCTACCTGCTGGCCGGGCAGGCCCTGTTGCCTCTGCGGCGCGTGCAGCGCGCCGCGGAACGAATCGGAGGACAGAACCTCACCGAACGGGTCCCCGTGCCGCAGACCGGAGATGAGGTGGAGTCTCTGGCCATGGCCCTGAACGCCATGCTCGGCCGCCTGGAGAGCAGCTTCGAGGCGCAGCGCCGCTTCACCAGCGACGCCAGCCACGAACTGCGCACCCCAGTCACCGCGATCAGCGGACATGCCAGCTACCTGCTACGCCGAACCAACCCCACCGGGCAGCAGCAGGAGAGCCTGAACATCATCCGCAGTGAATCCGAACGCCTGACGAACCTGATCGCCAGCCTGCTGCAACTGGCCCGTTCGGACAGCGGCGCGCTGGCCCTGCGGCGCGAACCGATCCTGGCGGCACTGTTCCTCTCGGACATCGTGCGTGAACTCGCGCCGCTGGCACAGGCGCAGCAGACCACGCTGCTCAGCGAGGGCGAGGACGTGACCTTCGAAGGGGACGCCGACCGCCTGAAACAGGTGCTGATCAATCTCGTCAGTAACGCCCTGAAAGCCGGAGCGCACACCGTGACGCTGCGCAGCACCCGCACAGACGGCGACGTGCGCCTGAGCGTGCAGGACGACGGCCCGGGCATTCCTGCCGATCAGCTGGAGCGGCTCTTCGACCGGTTCTACCGTCTGGAGGATTCCCGCAGCCGCGATCAGGGCGGCGCGGGCCTGGGGCTGAGCATCGCGCGCGGCATCGTGGACGCGCACGGGGGCCGCATCTGGCTGGAGAGTGAGGTGGGCCAGGGCACCACCGCGCACGTGCAGTTACCCGTCGGGAACGTTCCGGAACTTGGTGAGGATGACGTGCCCTGAACTGTGCGCGGAAAGCGGCGGGGGAGGAAATCGGAGCATGCCTGGCTCCTCCCCCGCCTGCCCCTGCGGACAGGACGCGCCGCTCAGCCAAGCATCAGGGCGTGAAATTCCTCCATGATGTTCTCCGCATCCCCCGTGGTGCGCGCGACCACGAAAATGGTGTCCTCCCCGGCCAGGGTGCCCACGATGTCGTCGCGCCTCACCCGGTCGAGCAGCAGCGCCACGCCGCTCGCGTGCCCCTCGGCAGTCCGGATGACCAGCAGGTTCTCCCCGCGGTCGATGTCATGCACGAAGTTCTGAAAGAGCCGGGCGAGTTCCTCCTCGGCGTCGGTGTGCCCGGCGGTCTGCGCCAGGGCGTAGCGGTGCCGGCCCTTGCCGACCGGGAGGCGCACGAGACGCAGTTCGTTGATGTCCCGGCTGACGGTGGCCTGCGTGACACGGATGCCGTCGGCCTGCAGCCGCTCGACGAGTTCTCCCTGGGTGCTGATGCTTTCGCGGGCAATGATGTCCTGAATGCGTTTCTGTCGTTGTTCCTTGCTGAGCGCTCCCGCCATTCCTCACATCATATGCATATGCAGTGAATAATTCAATCAAGGTGGGGGTGCGGCCCGGGCCTCAGGTCCGGACCGGCAGCCGCCTCGCCGCCTCGGACAGCAGCCGCTCGGCCACCTCACGCTTGCTCAGGCGCGGCCAGTCCTCGAACGAGCCGTCAGGTCGCACCAGCGTCACCTGATTGTCCTCCCCCCCAAAAGCCGTGCCTTCCCGCGTGGGGTAATTCAGCAGAATAAAATCCGCATTCTTCCGCTGCGCCTTGAGGGCCGCGCGCTCCACGCCGGCATGCGTCTCCATGGCGAACCCCACCAGCACCCGCCTGCCCTTCTCCCGGCCCAGCTCCGCCAGGATGTCCGGG from Deinococcus taeanensis carries:
- the argR gene encoding arginine repressor, with protein sequence MAGALSKEQRQKRIQDIIARESISTQGELVERLQADGIRVTQATVSRDINELRLVRLPVGKGRHRYALAQTAGHTDAEEELARLFQNFVHDIDRGENLLVIRTAEGHASGVALLLDRVRRDDIVGTLAGEDTIFVVARTTGDAENIMEEFHALMLG
- a CDS encoding sensor histidine kinase, which codes for MTLRWRLTLFYTALLAFLLTGVGVITLYLMRVNLLNGIDSELNTTYKQFVTYLVKPVDPNARLPTDGEQRATGQQSSSASELRPADVGQAKLLARYYFPNSSLAVERIEFFDRQSLLDALNDARTPAARNQLFAFLDALRTSSRSSLAVDIDRPITLTHAEISRLINSAEGRLLLNRPVALSPSSEPTLMRLLVVLAPLVSPDSGSALSATPGVLPATDPTRASDPGLSIVYVGRSLSTVQNTLDELKNVVVLLFITGLFTAGTGAYLLAGQALLPLRRVQRAAERIGGQNLTERVPVPQTGDEVESLAMALNAMLGRLESSFEAQRRFTSDASHELRTPVTAISGHASYLLRRTNPTGQQQESLNIIRSESERLTNLIASLLQLARSDSGALALRREPILAALFLSDIVRELAPLAQAQQTTLLSEGEDVTFEGDADRLKQVLINLVSNALKAGAHTVTLRSTRTDGDVRLSVQDDGPGIPADQLERLFDRFYRLEDSRSRDQGGAGLGLSIARGIVDAHGGRIWLESEVGQGTTAHVQLPVGNVPELGEDDVP